One Camelus ferus isolate YT-003-E chromosome 21, BCGSAC_Cfer_1.0, whole genome shotgun sequence genomic region harbors:
- the FCRLA gene encoding LOW QUALITY PROTEIN: Fc receptor-like A (The sequence of the model RefSeq protein was modified relative to this genomic sequence to represent the inferred CDS: deleted 1 base in 1 codon), translating into MLKKISVLEAGDLNTVTMKLGCVLTAGAFCFSPAMLWAAQMLLAGCHAVASLEALQCEGPVSTQESSCHMDDDLPGPGEVDFQVKGYTFSEPFHLVVSYDWLILQSPIRPIFEGDPLVLRCQAWQDWPLTQVTFYRDGSALGSPGPKKEFSIAVVQKADSGHYHCSATFSSPGPGSPETASPVAITVQELFPAPVLRATPSAVPQEGSPVTLSCQTELPLQRSAARLLFSFYKDSRTVRSRGPSSEFQIPTASEAHSGSYWCEAATEDNQIWKQSPKVEIRVQGPSSSAASPTMKPAPQKPAAPETTSTEPPGPLPPLSTPSSKDKGFSSCLQVPDPHLYHQMGVLLKEMQDLRVLLGHLVMEMRNLSGHLKPETTKGPAKYE; encoded by the exons ATGCTAAAGAAAATCAGTGTGTTAGAAGCTGGAGACCTAAACACAGTCACCATGAAGCTCGGCTGCGTCCTCACGGCTGGGgccttctgcttctctcctgcaATGCTCTGGGCAGCCCAGATGCTACTGG CTGGATGTCATGCTG TGGCCAGTTTGGAGGCACTCCAGTGTGAAGGACCTGTCAGCACCCAGGAGAGCAGCTGCCACATGGATGATGACCTGCCGGGCCCAGGGGAAGTTGACTTCCAGGTCAAGGGCTACACTTTCAGTGAACCCTTCCATCTGGTTGTATCCTATG ACTGGCTGATCCTTCAAAGTCCAATCAGGCCCATATTTGAAGGAGACCCACTGGTTCTACGCTGCCAAGCCTGGCAAGACTGGCCACTGACCCAGGTTACCTTCTACCGGGACGGCTCAGCCCTGGGTTCCCCTGGACCCAAGAAAGAATTCTCCATCGCGGTGGTACAAAAGGCAGACAGCGGGCACTACCACTGCAGTGCTACCTTCAGTAGTCCTGGTCCTGGGAGCCCAGAAACAGCATCTCCTGTGGCTATCACAGTTCAAG aacTGTTTCCAGCCCCAGTTCTCAGAGCTACACCCTCAGCAGTGCCCCAAGAGGGAAGCCCAGTGACCCTGAGCTGTCAGACAGAGCTGCCCCTGCAGAGGTCAGCCGCCcgcctcctcttctccttctacAAAGACAGCAGGACAGTGCGCAGCAGGGGCCCCTCCTCA GAATTCCAGATCCCCACAGCTTCAGAAGCCCACTCAGGGTCTTACTGGTGTGAAGCAGCCACTGAGGACAACCAAATTTGGAAGCAGAGCCCCAAGGTTGAGATCAGGGTTCAGG gtccttccagctctgctgcaTCCCCCACCATGAAGCCAGCTCCTCAGAAACCAGCTGCTCCAGAAACTACTTCTACAGAGCCCCCTGGACCTCTGCCTCCACTGTCTACCCCTTCTTCTAAGGATAAAGGCTTCTCCTCTTGTCTGCAGGTGCCAGACCCCCATCTGTATCACCAGATGGGAGTTCTCCTCAAAGAAATGCAGGATTTGAGGGTTCTTCTTGGTCACCTGGTCATGGAGATGAGGAACTTGTCTGGCCACTTGAAGCCTGAGACCACAAAGGGTCCTGCCAAATATGAATAA
- the FCRLB gene encoding Fc receptor-like B yields MSGGSSNVSQNPVVYIGRCLALFPQPMRAHFCCSAAVAGRSIMWAPAVLLLLATLEKPILSLHPPWTTIFKGERVTLRCDGYHPLLLELRPISTLWYLGHLLLPSHKKSIEVQTPGVYRCQTRGAPVSDPIHLSVSNDWLILQVPFAAVFEGEPLVLRCRGWYDKVVYKLYYYHDGQPVRYFHSSANYTVPQARASDSGPYQCSGTMRIPVESTPMFSAKVAVTVQELFQTPVLRVTGQTEARGAALGGVMLRCETLLHPQKRDTPLQFAFYKYSRSVRRFDWGAEYTVPEPEVGELESYWCEAATATRSVRKRSPWLQLSGRGSPLDLASTTAPVPQAAALAPASKPLSFRKPPVSRSVPSVTSVPNTTSAGLQFPAGRAPTTGPPACAPLTPLEQTDAALKPDVDLLLREMQLLKGLLSQVVLELKEPQAFPEHRETLETSSSHFAVSRGTPETTTVES; encoded by the exons ATGAGTGGGGGAAGCAGCAATGTCTCCCAGAACCCAGTGGTCTATATTGGCCGCTGTCTCGCTCTCTTCCCTCAGCCCATGCGagcacatttctgttgttctgcAGCTGTCGCAGGCAGATCCATCATGTGGGCACCGGCAGTTCTCTTGCTTCTGG CTACTCTGGAGAAGCCCATATTGTCTCTACACCCACCCTGGACCACAATCTTCAAGGGGGAGCGGGTAACCTTGCGGTGTGATGGTTACCACCCTCTGCTCCTGGAACTCCGGCCCATCAGCACTCTCTGGTATTTGGGCCACCTACTCCTGCCCTCTCACAAGAAGAGCATTGAGGTGCAGACACCAGGCGTGTATAGATGCCAGACACGGGGCGCCCCTGTCAGTGACCCCATTCACCTTTCTGTATCCAATG ACTGGCTGATTCTGCAAGTGCCCTTTGCTGCGGTGTTCGAGGGCGAGCCGTTGGTCCTGCGCTGCCGTGGTTGGTATGACAAAGTCGTCTACAAACTTTACTACTACCACGATGGCCAACCCGTGCGCTACTTCCACTCCAGCGCCAACTATACCGTGCCTCAGGCGCGCGCCAGCGATAGTGGGCCCTACCAGTGCTCTGGGACCATGCGCATCCCTGTGGAGAGCACGCCCATGTTCTCCGCCAAGGTGGCTGTGACCGTGCAAG AGCTATTCCAGACGCCAGTGCTGAGGGTAACGGGCCAGACGGAGGCTCGCGGCGCGGCCCTAGGCGGGGTGATGCTGCGCTGCGAGACGCTCTTGCACCCGCAGAAGCGCGACACGCCGCTACAGTTCGCCTTCTACAAGTACAGTCGCTCCGTGCGTCGCTTTGACTGGGGCGCCGAGTACACCGTCCCAGAGCCCGAGGTCGGGGAGCTGGAATCTTACTGGTGCGAGGCAGCTACTGCCACCCGCAGCGTCCGGAAACGCAGCCCGTGGCTGCAGCTCTCTGGGCGAG GTTCTCCCCTGGACTTGGCGTCCACCACCGCCCCGGTCCCACAGGCCGCGGCCTTGGCGCCCGCTAGCAAGCCGCTTTCCTTCAGGAAGCCCCCGGTGTCCAGATCGGTCCCGTCGGTCACCTCTGTCCCGAACACCACTTCAGCAGGGCTGCAGTTCCCCGCCGGCAGAGCCCCCACTACTGGGCCGCCGGCCTGCGCTCCGCTGACGCCGTTGGAACAAACAGATGCAGCCCTGAAACCCGACGTGGACCTTCTGCTCCGAGAAATGCAGCTGCTCAAAGGTCTTCTCAGCCAGGTGGTCCTGGAATTAAAGGAGCCACAGGCCTTCCCGGAGCACAGGGAAACACTTGAGACCTCCTCTTCCCACTTTGCTGTGAGCCGGGGAACCCCGGAAACCACTACTGTggagagctga